The Echinicola rosea genome has a segment encoding these proteins:
- a CDS encoding RagB/SusD family nutrient uptake outer membrane protein, protein MKKYINKIVGILAPAAILGTVSCMDLDETVYNELTKDSFYSNETEVMEGVLRPFTHMQAWLAPTGQSGYYYHGEMAADQVAWPQKGRHGYDGGDHIRLHYHTWTSQEPRLRGSWALMWEGLGYVNAVIADMEELNFESIGMTSDDKASILAELRVMHAYHYLKIMDMWGNVPIVTTVGEPINPPTATRQEVFAFVEQELLDNVELLQPLSQEMVGRVSKAAGYAMLSELYLNAEKWAGTAMYDKCIEYSDKVIDGEGGSLTGTMELDPDILGPFNNTNHMSPENIFQFAFSRKGGFEFNWGGFYVGYSNISEVWDVTFSGWNAFVVIPSAFDAYQENDLRKQEWFLFGTQYKYGTEEPILGTEEYDGQPLEYVNTIRRNSEGATGEGSMTEGEENSGARFNKYRSGTKDDENYWENDYIIYRLTELYFNKAEAILRQNGGMATQEAVDLINASRQRAFTDADWADAMYTTSTLTLEELLAERGREFIFEGKRRTDLIRFGDFTQGSWWDHEATNDPNKELFPIPHVQTALNPNLEQNPGYNQ, encoded by the coding sequence ATGAAAAAATATATCAATAAAATAGTAGGAATACTTGCTCCTGCAGCGATATTGGGAACGGTATCCTGTATGGATTTGGATGAAACTGTCTATAATGAACTAACAAAAGACAGCTTCTATAGCAATGAAACAGAGGTGATGGAAGGAGTGCTTCGGCCGTTTACCCATATGCAGGCCTGGTTAGCGCCTACCGGGCAGAGCGGCTACTATTATCACGGTGAAATGGCCGCAGATCAAGTAGCTTGGCCTCAGAAAGGTCGTCATGGATATGATGGAGGAGACCATATCAGGTTGCATTACCATACTTGGACTTCCCAAGAGCCAAGGTTGAGAGGTTCATGGGCATTGATGTGGGAAGGATTAGGCTATGTAAATGCAGTAATTGCAGATATGGAAGAGCTTAATTTTGAAAGCATAGGAATGACCTCGGACGATAAGGCCTCCATTTTAGCAGAGCTAAGGGTTATGCATGCATACCACTATCTGAAAATTATGGACATGTGGGGCAATGTACCTATCGTGACCACAGTGGGAGAGCCCATCAATCCACCAACGGCCACCAGACAAGAAGTCTTTGCTTTTGTAGAGCAGGAGTTGTTGGACAATGTGGAGCTGCTGCAGCCGCTGTCGCAAGAGATGGTAGGTCGAGTGTCCAAGGCAGCAGGTTATGCCATGCTTTCGGAGCTTTACCTGAATGCCGAAAAATGGGCTGGGACAGCGATGTATGATAAGTGTATCGAATACAGTGATAAGGTCATAGATGGTGAGGGAGGAAGTCTTACGGGCACCATGGAGCTGGACCCTGATATTTTGGGGCCATTTAACAATACCAACCATATGTCTCCTGAAAATATCTTCCAGTTTGCTTTTAGCCGAAAAGGTGGCTTTGAGTTTAATTGGGGAGGATTCTATGTGGGCTATAGCAATATTTCTGAAGTATGGGATGTTACTTTCAGTGGCTGGAATGCTTTTGTGGTGATTCCTTCAGCTTTTGATGCTTATCAGGAAAATGACCTCAGAAAGCAGGAATGGTTCCTCTTTGGGACACAATATAAGTACGGAACCGAAGAGCCTATACTTGGTACAGAAGAATATGATGGCCAGCCTTTGGAGTATGTGAATACCATCCGGAGAAACAGTGAAGGGGCTACTGGAGAAGGCAGCATGACCGAAGGAGAGGAAAACAGTGGAGCACGCTTCAATAAATACCGGTCTGGCACCAAGGATGATGAAAATTACTGGGAAAATGACTACATCATTTACCGATTGACTGAGCTGTACTTCAACAAAGCGGAGGCAATTTTGCGCCAAAATGGAGGTATGGCCACACAGGAAGCGGTGGACCTGATCAATGCCAGCAGGCAGCGCGCATTTACCGATGCTGACTGGGCGGATGCGATGTACACTACTTCTACGCTGACGCTAGAGGAACTGCTCGCAGAGCGTGGCAGAGAGTTTATCTTCGAGGGCAAGCGAAGGACAGACCTGATCCGCTTTGGTGATTTTACCCAAGGAAGCTGGTGGGATCATGAGGCTACTAACGACCCCAATAAGGAGTTGTTTCCGATTCCTCACGTTCAAACGGCCCTTAATCCTAACCTAGAGCAAAACCCTGGCTATAACCAATAA
- a CDS encoding SusC/RagA family TonB-linked outer membrane protein: MKEKLPAVSRFGGSSSIGFRTLRGGVLMMLFSGAISSATQAEEAVFVAGEAGAADGVSFFQTTAKEVTGVVTDESGEPLPGVSILEKGTTNGTVTDLDGKYKINVASDEAVLVFSFIGMASQEVPVGGQSTLDVEMTSDTESLEEFVVIGYGSQKKREITSAVANVEEDDFVQGGMRSPMELIQGKVAGLNINRPQGNNPNGSTDIQLRGLTSLVGTTSPLIVIDGIPGGSLDLLQQDDIASFDVLKDGSAAAIYGTRGNAGVILITTKKGKAGESRFDYSTYFQREYVDRKPDFLTADQYRGLIDQGLIEEGNDLGSSTDLYDRLLNKQNLSQYHNFAASGGGENSTYRASFYYNGAEGIAQENSNKQFGGRVSFSQTGFQDKLTLASNLAVNFSDANRLGGQGGDFEQAIQRNPTAPIFNPDGSYVETQAYNNYNPLSRYANRIDERNKSTFSGDVRLTYEIIDGLKASAFGAYIRNNYNDRYYQSMNDFANRPTSEYQGMGYASKFNHLDWSNTFEGTLNYKKIFNTDHSFDAIVGYSYQYFTTEEFNVNNNGFTTDGFLDWNLSAGSAINNTQLPRPGMDSFKEDNTLIAFFARASYAFQEKYFVQATLRREGSSRFGANHKWGNFPAVSVGWELTKERFLANSSAVNNLKVRLGYGVTGNQGIDNYQSLITLSEGGVYPQEGVYYQTYGLSRNPNPDLRWEKKKEWNLGFDFLLFNNMLGGSLDLYNRETVDLLYEYTSQQPAYAKNNLLTNVGSINNRGIELYLTSTIIKNTDFSWRADLTANTQRNKVTSLSNDVFTISWIEEGGLPSPGNLGNAIRIEDGGPIGNFYGKRFAGFSEDGKWQFYKADGSIGEAEDMTTEDLTVIGNGVPKYMASLNNTFTYKNFDLSIFFRGKFGFDILNTKEMYFGNMKWLPNNLLESAITTHAELDDDPQYSDYYLENGSFVKLDNITLGYNFELNSQYFRNLRVYATGRNLLTISGYSGIDPELQDVGLNTGIDGRGFYPRTKSFALGLKVGF, encoded by the coding sequence ATGAAAGAAAAGTTACCAGCTGTCAGTCGCTTTGGCGGCAGCAGCAGTATTGGCTTTCGCACATTGAGAGGAGGCGTTTTAATGATGCTATTCTCAGGAGCAATCAGCTCCGCCACACAGGCGGAAGAAGCAGTTTTTGTAGCAGGTGAAGCGGGCGCCGCAGATGGTGTTTCGTTTTTTCAAACCACAGCTAAGGAAGTGACCGGTGTCGTGACCGATGAATCGGGAGAGCCTCTTCCGGGCGTTTCCATTTTAGAAAAAGGTACAACCAATGGTACCGTGACAGACCTGGACGGCAAGTATAAGATCAACGTAGCCTCCGATGAGGCGGTGTTGGTCTTTAGCTTTATCGGAATGGCGAGCCAGGAAGTTCCTGTGGGCGGCCAATCGACCTTGGATGTGGAGATGACTTCCGATACGGAATCTCTGGAGGAATTTGTGGTGATCGGCTATGGATCTCAAAAGAAGCGGGAGATTACTTCTGCGGTGGCCAATGTCGAGGAAGATGACTTTGTACAGGGCGGTATGCGTTCACCGATGGAGCTGATCCAAGGTAAAGTGGCCGGCCTTAACATCAATCGACCTCAAGGAAACAATCCCAATGGATCTACGGATATCCAGTTGAGGGGCTTGACCTCTTTAGTGGGCACGACCAGTCCATTGATTGTTATCGATGGTATTCCCGGAGGGAGTTTGGACCTGCTTCAGCAGGATGATATTGCTTCCTTTGATGTACTGAAAGACGGTTCTGCTGCGGCCATCTATGGTACCCGAGGCAATGCCGGGGTAATTCTCATCACTACCAAAAAAGGAAAAGCGGGAGAATCCCGATTTGATTATTCGACCTATTTCCAACGGGAATATGTGGACAGGAAACCTGATTTTCTTACAGCAGACCAATATCGTGGCCTGATCGACCAAGGCTTGATCGAGGAAGGTAATGACCTGGGTAGCTCCACAGACTTGTATGATCGATTGCTGAACAAGCAGAACCTTAGCCAGTACCATAATTTTGCTGCTTCCGGTGGTGGCGAAAATTCCACTTACAGGGCTTCGTTTTATTATAATGGTGCCGAGGGAATTGCGCAGGAAAACAGTAATAAACAATTTGGTGGCCGGGTTAGCTTTAGTCAGACGGGATTTCAGGACAAACTTACCTTGGCATCCAACCTTGCGGTCAACTTCAGTGATGCCAACAGGCTAGGTGGACAAGGTGGGGACTTTGAGCAGGCCATTCAGCGAAACCCCACAGCTCCTATTTTTAACCCCGATGGTTCATATGTAGAGACGCAAGCCTATAACAATTACAATCCCCTTTCCCGCTATGCCAATCGGATCGATGAACGGAACAAGTCCACCTTTTCGGGGGATGTGCGGTTGACCTATGAAATCATCGATGGGCTGAAAGCTTCCGCTTTTGGTGCCTATATCAGGAACAATTACAATGACCGGTATTACCAGTCGATGAATGACTTCGCCAACCGTCCCACATCTGAATACCAAGGGATGGGCTATGCTTCTAAGTTCAATCACCTGGATTGGTCCAACACCTTCGAAGGTACCCTAAACTATAAGAAGATATTCAATACCGATCATTCGTTTGATGCCATCGTCGGTTACAGTTACCAGTACTTTACAACAGAAGAGTTCAATGTCAACAATAATGGCTTTACGACGGATGGCTTTCTCGATTGGAACCTGAGCGCAGGTAGTGCTATTAATAATACACAACTTCCTCGTCCAGGGATGGATAGTTTTAAAGAAGACAATACCTTGATAGCCTTTTTTGCAAGAGCGAGTTATGCATTCCAAGAAAAGTATTTTGTGCAAGCGACCCTAAGAAGAGAAGGTTCTTCTCGGTTTGGTGCCAACCATAAGTGGGGAAATTTCCCAGCGGTATCCGTAGGTTGGGAATTGACCAAAGAGCGTTTCCTCGCTAATAGTTCAGCGGTAAACAACTTAAAAGTGAGGTTGGGCTATGGGGTTACCGGAAACCAAGGAATAGATAATTACCAGTCGTTGATCACGCTTTCTGAAGGCGGGGTATATCCTCAGGAAGGGGTTTATTATCAAACTTATGGTCTGTCAAGAAACCCGAACCCCGATTTGAGATGGGAAAAGAAGAAAGAATGGAATTTAGGGTTTGACTTTTTATTGTTCAATAACATGCTAGGTGGTTCCCTTGATTTGTACAATAGGGAAACGGTAGATTTACTTTATGAATATACCTCCCAACAGCCAGCATATGCCAAGAATAATCTATTGACGAACGTTGGTAGTATCAACAATAGAGGGATTGAGCTTTACCTGACTTCTACCATAATAAAGAATACGGACTTTAGCTGGAGAGCTGATCTTACTGCCAATACCCAACGAAATAAAGTAACGTCACTTTCCAATGATGTCTTTACGATTTCATGGATTGAAGAGGGAGGTTTGCCAAGTCCCGGAAATCTTGGAAATGCCATTAGGATAGAAGATGGCGGTCCTATCGGGAACTTTTATGGAAAACGGTTTGCAGGATTTTCCGAAGATGGCAAGTGGCAATTTTACAAAGCAGATGGTTCGATTGGGGAAGCCGAGGACATGACCACAGAAGACCTTACGGTCATCGGTAACGGTGTTCCGAAGTATATGGCTTCATTGAACAATACGTTTACTTATAAGAATTTTGACCTTTCCATATTCTTCAGAGGGAAATTTGGCTTTGATATTCTAAATACCAAGGAGATGTATTTCGGTAACATGAAATGGCTACCAAATAACCTGTTAGAAAGTGCGATCACTACCCACGCCGAACTCGATGACGATCCGCAGTACTCGGATTACTATTTAGAAAACGGAAGTTTTGTGAAGCTGGATAATATAACATTGGGTTATAATTTTGAACTGAACAGTCAGTATTTCAGGAATCTGAGGGTGTACGCCACAGGGCGAAACTTGTTGACTATTTCAGGCTATTCTGGTATAGATCCTGAGTTACAAGATGTTGGGCTGAACACCGGTATAGATGGTAGGGGATTTTACCCTCGAACAAAATCATTTGCGTTGGGCCTAAAAGTTGGATTTTAA
- a CDS encoding LacI family DNA-binding transcriptional regulator yields the protein MQKKKHSIKAIAKELNISVTTVSFVLNGKAEENRISQKLIDKVQAYVKKIGYQPSQLAKSLRTGKSNIIVFMVEDISNPFFATIAKMIEDRAFKDGYKIIYSSTNNDPAKTMGLISMFRDLQVDGYILTPPVGMDAGFLSELSRDRNPLILFDRYLPEVDCSYVVIDNFQGAKQGLDLFLENGLRKIGFVTIDSDQSQMHDRREAYIQMCNKEGIDEQILEIPYDTYSSKETEDAMTAYFESNGDLEAVFFATNYLAMKGMQVIKQMGKKIPDDLAVIAFDDNEFFKFNTPSVSSIVQPKEEIARSLIQSMLQSINTPQGEREANKIVLQASLKERESTNRSKK from the coding sequence ATGCAGAAAAAGAAACATTCCATTAAAGCCATTGCGAAGGAGCTGAATATTTCAGTTACCACCGTTTCATTTGTGTTGAATGGCAAAGCCGAAGAAAACAGGATCAGTCAGAAGCTGATCGATAAGGTGCAGGCCTATGTGAAGAAAATCGGCTATCAACCCAGTCAATTGGCCAAGAGTCTCAGGACTGGGAAGTCCAATATCATCGTTTTTATGGTGGAGGATATTTCCAATCCCTTTTTTGCAACAATAGCAAAAATGATCGAAGATCGGGCCTTCAAGGATGGGTACAAGATTATTTATTCCAGTACCAACAATGATCCCGCTAAGACCATGGGGCTGATCAGTATGTTTAGGGATTTGCAAGTGGACGGGTATATCCTTACCCCGCCAGTGGGGATGGACGCAGGTTTTTTGTCAGAGCTTTCCAGGGACCGGAATCCACTGATCCTTTTTGACCGGTACCTGCCGGAGGTGGATTGCAGTTATGTGGTGATCGATAATTTCCAAGGAGCCAAGCAAGGGCTGGATTTGTTCTTGGAAAATGGTTTGAGAAAAATAGGTTTTGTGACCATTGATTCCGATCAGTCACAGATGCATGACAGGAGGGAAGCCTATATCCAGATGTGTAACAAAGAGGGAATTGATGAGCAAATTTTGGAAATTCCTTATGATACTTACTCGTCAAAAGAGACAGAGGATGCCATGACGGCATATTTTGAATCAAATGGGGATTTGGAAGCAGTGTTCTTTGCCACCAATTATTTGGCCATGAAGGGAATGCAAGTCATTAAGCAAATGGGGAAGAAGATTCCCGACGATCTCGCTGTGATTGCTTTTGATGACAATGAGTTCTTCAAATTCAATACGCCTTCGGTATCCAGTATCGTTCAGCCAAAGGAGGAGATCGCCAGAAGTCTTATCCAATCCATGCTCCAATCCATCAATACCCCTCAAGGAGAAAGGGAAGCCAATAAAATCGTCTTGCAAGCGTCACTAAAAGAAAGGGAGTCCACCAATAGATCCAAGAAGTAA
- a CDS encoding SusD/RagB family nutrient-binding outer membrane lipoprotein: protein MKRYISLMLVGLFVAFTGCDGDFEEINTDPNRADGGLFDPNLILPTVSYNYGNMVTGYTGSILFQSMWVQVLASTSTGGANYYSNADKYVISGSTNNYIQGVWNLGYEASSRINQMQQLAMEKGLTNLVAAGDIMKVMTLSFVTDIYGDIPYSEALQGGEGLTQPSYDGQSDVYMSMLADLENAINSLGTGSDEITNDVIYGGDIAMWKKFGYSLMLKMAMRMVEVDPASAQSYVEKAVAGGVFDSPADESLMFSDQDNGYSNSSANALNVQDDIYEVRWSKTMIDFLQASDDPRLPVIAEVPPAGLTANRNGNVVGNNDPADQIGMPNGYDLRGGSTDITTEPNYPGSTGTGGDVAPIGQYSRPTGIYRDRDAPIFFLTYAEVQLLLAEAALRGYSVPGTAAEHYENGVLGAMTTIGKFGGGAVSSSDASAYVAANPLDMSSTESAMMMINEQIWATTGLLANFVESWNNWKRSGYPVLTPVNYTGNFSNGEIPRRQIYPSSEGTTNPQNLNDAISNMGGNTWTTTTWWDPGN from the coding sequence ATGAAAAGATATATAAGTTTAATGCTGGTAGGCTTGTTTGTGGCTTTTACCGGCTGTGATGGAGATTTTGAAGAAATCAATACTGACCCCAACAGGGCTGATGGTGGTCTATTTGATCCCAACTTGATTTTGCCTACAGTATCTTACAACTACGGGAATATGGTGACCGGCTATACGGGGTCAATCTTGTTTCAAAGTATGTGGGTACAAGTGCTTGCTTCTACCTCCACCGGCGGCGCCAATTATTACTCCAATGCCGATAAATACGTCATTTCCGGTAGTACCAATAATTATATCCAAGGGGTCTGGAACTTAGGTTATGAAGCTTCTTCCAGGATCAATCAGATGCAACAGTTGGCGATGGAAAAAGGCTTGACCAATCTTGTTGCGGCGGGAGATATCATGAAGGTGATGACCTTGTCCTTTGTTACGGATATTTATGGAGACATTCCTTATAGCGAGGCCTTGCAGGGAGGAGAAGGCCTTACCCAGCCTAGTTACGATGGACAGTCTGATGTGTACATGAGCATGTTGGCGGATCTCGAAAATGCGATCAATTCTTTGGGCACGGGCAGTGATGAGATCACCAATGATGTGATTTATGGTGGAGATATAGCGATGTGGAAAAAGTTCGGTTATTCGCTGATGTTAAAAATGGCCATGCGAATGGTAGAGGTGGATCCTGCATCTGCACAAAGTTATGTGGAAAAGGCAGTGGCCGGAGGGGTGTTTGATTCTCCTGCGGATGAATCCTTGATGTTTTCTGATCAGGACAATGGTTATTCAAATTCCAGTGCAAATGCCTTGAACGTGCAGGATGATATCTACGAAGTACGCTGGTCAAAGACCATGATCGATTTTCTCCAAGCTTCGGACGATCCTCGATTGCCTGTAATCGCAGAAGTGCCACCAGCAGGATTGACAGCCAACAGGAACGGAAATGTAGTAGGAAACAATGATCCCGCTGATCAGATCGGAATGCCCAATGGATACGACCTTAGAGGCGGGTCCACCGACATTACCACCGAGCCAAACTATCCCGGTAGCACAGGTACAGGTGGTGATGTGGCCCCTATCGGGCAATATTCCAGACCAACTGGAATCTACCGTGACAGGGATGCCCCTATTTTCTTCTTGACGTATGCAGAGGTGCAGCTTTTGCTTGCCGAAGCGGCCCTGAGAGGATACAGTGTGCCGGGAACGGCGGCCGAGCATTATGAAAACGGAGTGCTGGGAGCCATGACCACCATTGGCAAGTTCGGTGGTGGGGCTGTTTCCAGTAGTGATGCAAGTGCCTATGTAGCGGCCAATCCATTGGATATGAGCTCCACAGAAAGTGCCATGATGATGATCAACGAGCAAATATGGGCCACTACTGGACTGCTGGCCAATTTTGTGGAGTCATGGAACAACTGGAAGCGTTCCGGGTACCCGGTGCTTACCCCGGTAAATTATACCGGAAACTTCTCCAATGGTGAAATTCCACGAAGACAGATTTACCCTTCATCAGAAGGGACCACCAATCCTCAAAACCTGAACGATGCGATTTCAAATATGGGGGGAAATACTTGGACGACCACTACCTGGTGGGATCCAGGGAACTAA
- a CDS encoding SusC/RagA family TonB-linked outer membrane protein encodes MRKILLAMFFMVLVGGQSIMAQNQSITNASQAKTVSGTVTDADSGEPIPGVNVFIKGTTTGTSTDLDGKYTLTNIPENASLVYSFIGYTSQEMAVKGKSTIDIALSQDAEELGEVVVTALGISKEKEKLGYSVTEVGSEALDQARETNVANSLAGRVAGLVVKGTSSGPGGTSKITLRGLPSISGTGSPLYVINGIPMDNTQRGSAGQWGGSDNGDGIGNLSPDDIESMTVLKGQAASALYGSRASNGVILITTKAGKKGGDWTLNYTMNFMAEQAVDFTDFQDVYGQGTGGQKPTTASDAQTTGRLAWGAMMDGSQVIGFDGNNYPYSPASENYIDFYRTGTNFTNTVSVSKGLGDDGSFRLSFSNLDANSIVPNSGMDRKTINLNVDQNITDKLNVTAMVNYVNQLSTNIPFLSDGPRNPNNFLFLAPNIDHNIFAPGFNPDTGAETVFSDDIYVTNPYFITEKGINDLERNRTISALSAKYSFTPEIYAMVRLGNDVSNDKVNTVEPYGLAYTADLQGALNNRGQSTRSELNIDGILGAVVDLTEDIELDALAGVNMRKNKFESIGLSGSRFVLPYLYSPFNTEIFNRNNNTLQYEEREVHSAYYSLGFGYKDFLTLTTTGRYDVYSTLNPENNSIFSPSVTLAFVFDRLLNIDAMDFGKFRASYAVTSGEPTQAYQTQFYYSSENPFNGIPAGSAPLSIPNQDLKPFTTDEVELGVDLSFFKNRLSFDVAYFTKTTHDEIMNATYSITSGFNSGVVATGSVSNKGLEVLVSGIPVQTSKFSWNTSVNMTSVKNEVLSTGPDNNPITLGQNRATLGNAVTAFVVGESGPQIRAFDYAYNEDGSVMVDDSGLPVQGELKNWGSVLPTFYGGWNNTLTYNGISFSFLIDYSFGNKVLSATEYYSTWRGLHQRTLEGREGGVTTDGSTATAEDYYKALAQNVTSTSVVDGDFIKLRQLTLGYSMPEKWFANTPVIKGLNVSLVARNLAILMRHAENIDPEASFGSNINFTGIEGTSLPSTRSYGFNLNFKLN; translated from the coding sequence ATGTTTTTCATGGTGTTGGTTGGAGGGCAGTCGATAATGGCCCAAAACCAATCAATTACAAATGCATCCCAGGCCAAGACCGTTTCTGGTACGGTGACCGATGCAGATAGTGGTGAGCCCATTCCGGGCGTAAATGTCTTTATCAAAGGTACCACCACGGGTACCTCGACAGATTTGGACGGAAAATATACCTTAACCAATATACCGGAGAATGCTTCTTTGGTGTATTCATTTATAGGTTATACCAGCCAGGAAATGGCTGTCAAAGGCAAAAGCACTATTGATATAGCGCTTTCTCAAGATGCCGAAGAACTTGGAGAGGTGGTAGTGACCGCTCTCGGGATCAGTAAAGAAAAAGAAAAGCTGGGCTACTCGGTTACGGAAGTGGGCAGTGAAGCCTTGGACCAAGCACGGGAAACAAACGTGGCCAACTCCTTGGCCGGCCGGGTGGCCGGTCTGGTCGTGAAGGGCACCAGCAGTGGTCCGGGAGGAACCTCCAAAATCACCCTCAGGGGACTACCCAGTATCAGTGGTACCGGATCGCCACTTTATGTGATCAATGGTATCCCGATGGACAATACACAGCGGGGATCTGCCGGTCAATGGGGCGGTAGCGATAATGGTGACGGCATCGGTAACCTAAGCCCCGATGACATTGAGTCGATGACGGTATTGAAAGGACAGGCCGCCTCGGCGCTGTACGGCTCCAGGGCCTCTAACGGTGTGATCCTAATTACCACTAAAGCGGGTAAAAAAGGAGGGGATTGGACGCTGAACTATACGATGAACTTTATGGCCGAACAAGCAGTGGACTTTACCGATTTCCAAGATGTTTACGGACAGGGAACCGGTGGCCAAAAGCCAACCACGGCGTCAGATGCACAGACTACCGGACGTCTTGCTTGGGGAGCCATGATGGACGGGAGCCAAGTGATTGGCTTTGATGGCAATAATTACCCGTATTCACCCGCCAGTGAAAACTACATCGATTTTTATAGAACCGGTACCAACTTCACCAATACTGTATCCGTGTCCAAGGGACTGGGCGATGACGGCTCATTCAGGCTTTCATTTTCCAATCTTGACGCCAATTCGATCGTGCCGAATAGTGGAATGGACCGAAAGACGATCAACCTAAATGTGGATCAGAATATTACCGATAAGCTGAACGTGACCGCTATGGTAAACTATGTTAACCAGTTATCGACCAATATTCCTTTCCTAAGTGATGGACCAAGAAACCCGAACAACTTCCTGTTCTTGGCACCCAATATCGACCACAACATCTTTGCTCCTGGTTTTAATCCTGATACTGGGGCAGAAACGGTTTTCAGTGACGATATTTACGTGACCAATCCATATTTTATTACCGAAAAAGGCATTAATGATCTGGAAAGAAACCGGACTATTTCCGCCTTGTCGGCCAAGTATAGCTTTACCCCTGAGATCTATGCGATGGTCCGATTAGGCAATGATGTATCCAATGATAAAGTGAATACCGTGGAGCCCTACGGTTTGGCCTATACGGCAGACCTACAAGGAGCACTTAATAACCGCGGCCAGTCCACACGTTCTGAACTCAATATTGACGGTATTCTGGGTGCTGTAGTGGACCTGACCGAAGACATTGAATTGGATGCCTTGGCTGGGGTGAATATGAGAAAAAACAAATTCGAATCCATTGGATTGAGCGGTAGCAGGTTTGTTTTGCCTTATTTGTACTCACCGTTCAATACTGAGATATTCAACAGGAACAATAACACCCTCCAGTATGAAGAACGTGAAGTGCACTCTGCCTATTATTCATTGGGCTTTGGGTATAAGGACTTCTTGACCTTGACCACGACGGGCCGGTATGATGTGTACAGTACGCTGAATCCTGAAAACAACAGCATCTTTTCACCATCGGTGACCTTGGCGTTTGTTTTTGATCGCTTGTTGAACATCGATGCGATGGATTTTGGTAAGTTTCGGGCATCCTACGCCGTGACCAGTGGTGAGCCTACGCAGGCTTACCAAACACAATTCTATTATAGTTCTGAAAACCCCTTTAACGGCATTCCGGCAGGGTCTGCGCCGCTATCCATACCAAACCAGGATTTGAAGCCGTTTACAACGGATGAAGTGGAACTTGGCGTTGACCTGAGTTTCTTTAAAAACCGATTGAGCTTTGATGTCGCCTACTTTACCAAGACCACCCATGATGAGATTATGAATGCTACCTATAGCATTACTTCTGGTTTTAATAGTGGTGTGGTGGCCACCGGTTCGGTGTCAAACAAAGGACTTGAAGTACTGGTCTCAGGGATACCGGTACAGACATCGAAGTTTTCTTGGAATACTTCAGTAAACATGACCAGTGTAAAAAATGAAGTGCTCAGTACCGGCCCGGACAATAATCCTATCACTTTGGGCCAAAACAGGGCGACCTTGGGAAATGCTGTAACTGCTTTTGTGGTAGGAGAATCCGGCCCACAGATCAGGGCATTTGACTATGCCTATAACGAAGATGGCAGCGTAATGGTGGATGATTCGGGCTTACCTGTACAAGGAGAATTGAAAAATTGGGGATCTGTATTGCCTACATTCTATGGAGGGTGGAACAATACGTTGACCTATAACGGCATTTCATTCTCCTTCCTGATTGATTATAGTTTTGGAAATAAAGTGCTTTCCGCCACGGAATATTATTCCACTTGGAGAGGGCTTCACCAAAGGACCCTGGAGGGAAGAGAAGGTGGTGTGACCACTGATGGAAGCACCGCTACTGCAGAGGATTACTATAAAGCCTTGGCCCAAAATGTGACCAGCACCAGTGTGGTGGATGGTGATTTTATCAAATTACGGCAATTGACCCTTGGCTATTCGATGCCTGAAAAATGGTTTGCCAATACACCGGTAATTAAAGGCTTGAATGTGTCGTTAGTTGCAAGAAACTTGGCGATTTTGATGCGGCATGCTGAGAACATAGATCCGGAGGCTTCCTTTGGTTCCAATATCAACTTTACCGGTATCGAGGGAACGAGCTTGCCGAGCACCAGGTCTTATGGGTTTAACCTTAACTTTAAATTGAACTGA